In Nostoc sphaeroides, the genomic window GCCATATCGATGACTTGGCCAAAGCCCCGAATTAAATCTAACATTGGCTTACTCATCAGGGGATTGCTAGTGAGTGTGATGCTCACCATCGGCGTGCTAGGAGTCCGACAAATGGGAGGATTGCAAACATGGGAGTTACAAGCTTACGATCAATTAATGCGATCGCGTCCCCAAGAAAAGCAAGATTCGCGCCTGTTGATAGTCACTGTTACCGAAGAAGATTTTCAGTTACCAGAACAAAAGGAAAGAAGAGGTTCGCTATCGGATCTAGCACTAACAAGACTTTTAGAAAAACTTGCACAGTTCCAACCTAAAGCCATTGGCTTGGATATTTATCACGATCAGTCATCACAACGCAACCAAGCTGCTTTGGCGACTAGGTTGAAAACAGATGACAAGCTTTTTGCAATTTGCAAAGTTCAAGAACTCACAAAAGAACGTCCCGGAATTTCACCTCCTTTGGGGGTTCCGCTAGAACGCCAAGGATTTAGTGATATTATCCCAGACTCAGACCAGGTTCTGCGTCGTCATTTATTGGCAATGCAACCAGCAGATGTAACTTCCCCTTGTACGGCACGCTACGCCCTTAATGCTCAATTGGCATTCCACTACTTGGAGGCAAAAGGCATCTCTGCCAAATACACTGATTCTGGAGATTTGCAGTTAGGCAAGGTTGTTTTTAAGCGGTTGCAGCCTCACATAGGTGGCTATCAACAAGCGGATACAGGGGGCTACCAAATATTGCTCAATTATCGGTCTGTCGAAGGTTCTCCTGGAGAAATTGCTCTTAAAGTCACACTCACAGATGTTCTCAAGGGGAAAGTCAACCCTGAACAAGTCAAAGACCGAATCGTTCTCATTGGTACTACTGCCCAAAGCTTTCGTGATTATAGTCCTACCCCCTTTTCCGAAGAAATACCAGGGGTGATTCTGCAAGCACAAATGGTGAGTCAGCTGGTGAGTGCAGTCATGGATGGGCGACCTTTGATATCAGTTTTGCCCGTTTGGGGCGAAGTTTTGTGGGTTTGGAGTTGGTCGGTGGTTGGAGGTGCGATCGCTATAGTCGGATCAGTGGCGATCGCACCAAGCGATCGCTCAAGACTATATTTAGTACTAGCAGGAGGAGGTGTACTTGGAGTCTTATACGTTTTTTGCTTAATTCTCTTTTACCAAGGGATTTGGGTTCCCCTAGTTCCGTCAGCTTTGGTTTTAGTGGCTACTGGCGGCACTGTGGCAATTTACCTATTTTTACAACAAAGCAGAACTTGAGGCATAAATAAAAATGAAATTATCTGTGCAAAAGATTCAAATTTTCCTCGCCGTTAGTTTAACATTTCTTAGCTCTATAGATGTGCAAGCACAGTCTGCAAATCCCAATGGACAATTAAACCAATCATTGATTTTCGCAGCACCACCTCCACCAAAAGACATCGGGGAACCAGGTAAGCGAACAGAAGCAGGTAGTCGTGGCTGTGGTCAGGATATAAATAAACCTTTGACTTCTTCTCAAAAGCGGCTCACAGCTTTAGTACCTGTTTATTCAAACTCAGAATTGGTGTTTGGAACAACGATCACAGAGCATCCTAGTTTCGTATTCTATGTTCCTTATCCATCTGACTTTGCATCTGGAGAGTTTGTGCTAGAAGATGAAGCAGGAGATCAGACTAGTTATAAAACTTCTTTAACGGGGACACCAGGAATAGTAAACCTTCGCTTGCCTTCAATTGCAGCACCTTTAGAGATTGGCAAACAATACCGATGGTATTTTAACATCTACTGTCAGAAGGATAACCAAATTATTGCTAATGTTGAAGGCTATGTAAAACGGGAGCAACTAAAGCCTGCTTTGAAAACTCAATTGGAAAAATCTTCACCAAGCCAGCAAGTAAATCTTTATGCGGCTAATGGTATTTGGTATGAAGCGCTGAGTGCTGCTAGTGAATTGCGTCGCACCAATTCGCAAGATACTTCTTGGACGGCGCTGTTGAAAGCTGTGGGTTTGAATGATTTTGCAACTGAACCAAAGGTAGAGTGCTGCAATCTTGAGAATTAGGGCGTTGCATAAATGTGGGATGATTTTATAGAGTTTTATTTGCACGGCAATACTGCCCAGTTCCCCAAAATCATTAGAGTGAAAATAAAGTACCAGTAAACCGAGTTTCGACTGCGCTCAACTCTCGACGGCTGAGGGTTGAGCGCAGTCGAAACCCGGCTGCTTGGGACACTATTCAACTCGAAAGTTAACAGGAGGCTTTTACAGCTATTTTTGGGTAAATGTACCACATCTTTTTTATCTCAAGCAAAACCGCTCCAGACGTACGGAGGAATCAACAGTGTGGTCTAAAGACATAAAAACTGCGGTAAATTATGTCAGCCGATGCAATAACGTTGTTAGGCGATGCAATAGCATTGTTAGTTGATGCAATTACATTGTAAAGCGATGCGATCGCATTGTTAGTCGATACAATGGCATTGTCAGTCGATGCAATGGCATTGTAGGTCGATGCGATCGCATTGTCAGCCGATGCAATGGCATTGTAGGTCGATGCGATCGCATTGTTAGTCGATACAATGGCATTGTCAGTCGATACAATGGCATTGTCAGTCGATGCGATCACATTGCAGATCAATGAAAAAAACAGATTGCAATCAGGTAGGTAGCTAAGAAGATATAGGACTCCTATTTGATTTTTGACCAATTATTCCTTGATGGTACAGAGCAACTAAATTTATTTATGGATAGATAAATTTTAAACAATGCAGGGTTCAGAGCAAGCGGATTTATCCTGGGGCTTTAATTGCGAATGGGCGAAAAAGCGAATTGCGAATTGTGCTGACCAAGACTCAGTAGGGATCTATGCCTTCTCTCCTGTTCCCTATTCCCTGTTCCCTGCCCACGCAAGTAAATTCACCGAATCAAACCGGATTCGTATATGTCTAGTGTTATTAAAGTTTATAAAAAACTTTTTGGTTTACTGAGGCATTACCTGGTCTTTTCCCTTAATCTACATGTGTAAGTAAGTCGGTAAGAATAAATCAAACTAGATTAAGTAATGTAAAAAATATTGAGATTAGTTTGTAGTGAGCGACTCCATATCATTTGAGGAGTTTTAGTCCTCTCTACGAGACGCTGCGTGTAGCTGGCTTTTGAGCAGGGATACACTACAAACCTCTTCATTATTCACGCCGCTCTACTTAGAAGCTCAGTACTAATCTAAATGTAGAGGATTTTGATTATGCCTAGATTTACGGTTCCACCCAATTTTGCAGGCACTGTTGGTGACGACACAATAGTAGGGGAAGATTTAAATAAATTTCCAGCAATTGGGATTGATATTTTAACTGGAGGTTTCATTTATACAGACTCAGGAAAGGACACCTTTAAAGGCAACGGCACTGGCGGCAATGGCGATATCGATGGCGAGGGTCAAGGCAGTGGTGGTAATGGTGGTACTGGAACAGGCATCAGTAACAGTGGCAAACTGAATGCAGGGTTGGGCGATGACACGATCGCTGGCACTGGTGAGGGCGGCATTGGCGGCGACGGTCGCGTCGGCGGCAACGGCGAATTTGGGATAGGTATCAGCAACACTGGGCAACTGGATACCGGAGACGGAAATGACACTATCACGGGCATCGGTATCGGCGGCATTGGAGGCGACGGAATAGTATCCGGCGGTGACGGTGCAGGGACTGGCATCAGCAATAATGGCAGTCTCAATACTGGGGACGGAAATGACACTATCACGGGCACGGGTACTGGCGGTAACTATTATATCGGCGGTTCTTACGGCGCTAATGGAACTGGCATCAGCAACACTGGAGAACTGGATACCGGAGACGGAAAAGACACGATCAAAGGCACTGGCACTATTGCCGGCTCATACGATGATGGAACTGGCATCAGTAACAGTAAGAAATTGGATACCGGAGATAGAGAAGACACGATTATAGGCACTGTCACTATTGCCGGCTTCAACGTTGATGGATCTGGCATCCAGAACGTCAAAGGTGCCACTATTACCACAGGGCTGGGCAACGACACAATTACTGGTTCTGGCAACGCTTTAGAAGGACAGAGTATCATCGTCATAGGCATCTCCAACGACGGAGTAATTGATACTGGAAATGGTTGTGACATTTTTACCGGACAGGCTACAGCAAAATTTGATGATGGTACTGCCTATGGTATTTATGGAGAAGGAACTATCAAGACTGGCGATGGCAATGACAAAATTACAGCCACTAGTACCATAAATGAAGTTCAACAAAAAGTTACTATTGGTGGCGGTATCAATATTGATCTAGGCACTGGGAATGACTACTTCAAAGGGTTTGGTACTGGGACTGTGGATGGTGGAAAAGGTTTTGATACCTTAGACTTCAGTGCTTTCAATCGCTCTGAACTCACTTTTTCTGGTGTAATTTCAGGCAATGCCCTAAACCCAGTTAACATCAGCTTCAATAACAATGGAAATGTTATTACACTGACCACAACAGGCTTTGAGAATTTTATCTTTGCAGATGGCTCTTTGTCCTACAGCACTTTGGTCTAAACTAATACCATTTCAATTGATGATTGCAACACATCGTTGGGTAAAGACGCGATGAATCGCGTCTCTACAAATGGTCTATTTGTCGCATTGTTTTTTGAAATTAGTATAATAATATACTTAAAACTGGTGGAATTGTTTTGCAATATACATTTTGGCAGTTTTGACCCCTATTTCTTCAAGCTTTGTGAGAAATCCGGGTAATGTGGGTTTACGATGGTTGAAGTCACCCGTGGATAATTCTCAGTTGCGATCGCGTTAGTTTTACGCCAAACTTGCTAATTTATTTACATAAATTAATACAATCGAATTGTCAGCCGATACAATCGAATTCTCAGTCGATGCGATCGCATTTGCGTAAGTAAATAGACAAAAAGTTAACTTCAACTCCTAGCTGAATCCCACCTCTTAAAGTGGTGAGAGTGGCTTAAAGCCAATTACCCAAAAGAACATAGGGGGCCCAAAACCTGGGACGTTTGTATTTGGGATTTTGCAAAAGAGCTAGCTGGGCGTGACGGAGTACTTCAGCTTTAGTCAGGTTTTTGTTGCCTAACTCTTGGTAAAATTGATTCATCAACACAGCAGTAGACTCATCATCCAAGTTCCACAAAGAAGCGATCGTACTGCGTGCTCCCGCCTGAAAAGCAACACCAGCAATTCCTAGTGCAGCTTGTTCGTCCCCGGTTGCTGTTTGACAGGCACTAAGAATCAGCAATTCAATCGCTTCGGGTCTATTTTGCTCTAGTGTTCGCACTAACTCATTTAACTTTTTGACATAAATACGCTCATTCCAAGCGACAATAAATGTCTCCTCAGCCTTCGAGCTAAACTGACCATGAGTTGCAAGATGAACGATAGGGAAAGATAAAGAATTAATCCGGTTTTGCAAAGTTTTGCTGGTAAATTCTTGATTCAGCAGGATGCTGCTAGGAACTTGAGAGCGGATTTGTTCTAATTCAAGTTTGACGTTGGGTAGTGCAGAAAATCCCGAACTTGCTTCACTCAATCCTGCGGCTATTGCCTTAAATTCCTTCTGTGATGTTTTGGGTTCAATCAGTTGCAGACTGGGGGTAAGCGCAATGTTATACTTCTCAACTAAATATTGTTTGCCATCGTAGAGAACTGCCATCGGAATATTTCGCAACCAACCATCCAGCACAAACACCAAAGTAGGAGTCTGACTTTCAGCTAAGGCAGCTTCAGCAGGTTGAATCAGCCATTTGTAAACCTTCTGAGATAAAGATTGAACCTGTTGCAGGGTGTGTGGTTTGGGTAAATTTTCCTGTAGTTGCGCTAAAGTAGTTTCCACTTCTTCTCCAACTACAGGGGTAGAGTAGTGCAACCAACGCTGTTGAGGCAACTGGAGGATGACTTCTAATCGGTCTGGCAAAATAAATGGATAAATAATTGCTGCTTTTGGATCTTTTTTTGGATTAACGATTTGAGCATTCAGACAGTTGTTGCGAAAGAAGTTTTCTAGCTCTGCTATTTGGAGTGATTCGATTGTATTGCTGGCTTTTTCGAGATTTTCTGAGCTAACTTGATTACCCTGAGATTGCAAAAGTAAATCAACCAACTCCCGATAAACTGGTTCAACTTCTTCTCGAAAGGAAAATTTCACCGCAGAATTGACAGCAACTAAATCACTACGCAGGGCTTGGAGGTTATTAACTGCTTCTGTGTAAGCTGCTACTGCTCCTTTTGTATCTCCCTTAGTTTTAAGCAAACGTCCCAGTTGCCATTGCCATTGATAGCCAATGTCTTTAGCATCGATATCTTGAGCGATGAGCAAGGCTTGTTGGGTGAGGTTTTGGGCATCAGACAACTGTTGAGTTTGTTCATACACTTGCCCTAAAACACCAATAGCATAGGATTCTGTGCGTTTATCTTGCAAACTTTTTGCTTGCTCAATAGCAGTTGCTAGTAATTGGGCAATGTCCAACAATGAGGGAGTGTCTGCGGTGGTTTTTTTTGGGAATTGCATTAGACTTTGGGCAAAGTTAATGCGGGCAGAAATTGCTGTCCGACTAACGGGTAAGTCGTTAAGCTGAGTTTGAATTTCAGAGGACAATGTTTGGAAAGCTGACAATTGCTCAGTTTTCAGCAGTAGTCTGAGTTGATTGACTTGAGCTTGGATGCGTGTAGTGGGTGAGGTTGCAGTTTTGATAGTTTGTTGATAATATTTTATGGCTGTTTGCGTGTCTTGCTGAACACGGGCTGTATTACCCAGACTGAGGAGAATATCAGCGATCGCTTCCTGATCTGGTAACGATGAAGCTACTTCTAAACTTTGCTGCAATATCTGCCGAGATGTTTCTAAATCACCTGTGACTTGCACCACATTGCCGAGACTATGCAAAGCTGCGACTTTAACAGGTGAGTTGGGTTGACTTTGGAGAATGCGGGTACTTTCTCTTAACGTCTTCTCGGCTTGCCGATAAAATCCTAAAGTTTGCAAAGCTTGCGCTTGGTTAATCCGATTTTGAATAACCGCCCTCTTGTCGCCGATTTTGGTATAAATATCAGATGAGACTCGCCAAGTATCCAAGGCATCTTCAGCTTTGCTTTGAGCCAATTGCAGGCGACCTTTGATATCTAGAACTTGGGCTAGAATTTGCGAGGAGTCTTTGGTGTCTTTAGCAGTTTGTAATAAGTTGAGACTTTGAGCGATCGCACCTTCTGCCTCTGACCACTGTCCCAATTGTTGATAAGCTAATGAGAGATTACCGAGTGCGATCGCTTGCCTCAATTCATCTTCATTAGCCTTGAATGCAGAGATAGATTGTTGCCAAGAAGTAGCAGCTTCAGCAAACCGTTCAGCTTCATAAAATTTACTACCCTGTTCCAGCAAACTCTGGGCATAAGACAACTTTTGAAGACTAGAGTTCTCCCCAGTTACATGTGCGAAAGTCGGGGGCAATAACCCCGCCCCTAAGAACATAGCCAAAAGCAGCAGTAAACTTAAAAAGCGTTTGATTATTCGTAATCTAAATTTTTTTCTTGTCATGTTTTTGCCTTCACTTGCACCGCATCTTTACTAAAAATAGACAGTGTAAGTTGCTCAACCTCCCTGGCGTTGATTAACCACACGGCAATCGGCTGTCCTCTGCCAGGAAGAATGAGGCGTAAGGGTGGGTGCAACAAGAGTGAGAATTACATCGCCATTAGCAGCAATTACCCAACCAGTAGCTTCTACAATGCGATCTGGTGTTGGGTTAATGGGATTTGTGGAAACTGTTAGAGAATTACCTACTTTTGGGTTGAGAGTCACCAAATCTACCTGCACTGCGTCAGCACTGAGGGCTTCACCCGGATTAGGTGGTAAACCACCGCGTCCAGTGATGATAAATTTGCTTTGTGCTTGAGAGCTACCCGCAGTACAACCTTGGGCTACACGGGTATCAACTGGTACGGTGGGTAAGTTGACTAAGCCACTGTTGGGGTCAATGTCGGGTGTGTTGAGTTCTACAGTGCCGTTAATTCCAAACTGGGAACTAGCAGTGATGTCGCTTGTTTGTGGGTTTTCTTTGTCTCTAAATTGAGTGCCGTAAACACCAAAAGCG contains:
- a CDS encoding CHASE2 domain-containing protein; this translates as MGKLVVMKLDGDLELGVRVTLEIGEDGKRPSIETFGHLPPNLKIAKAIDEWRSTYCNLGNGRIKAKKIIYDGSISQRRDECQNKACELRSHLNHWLESESFWRIREKCLKHLMPNEEVRVLIRTASMQLEKLPWHLWDLVEKDYTKAEVALSVPESEQVTRLQTSTYRHKIKILAILGDKAGINIDEDCELLKKLPNAVTTFLIQPQRDQINDHLWNQPWNILFFAGHSKSEGETGRIYINDEDSLTIADLKYALRNAVTNGLQLAIFNSCDGLGLARELQDLHIPQIIVMREPVPDLVAQAFLRHFLAAFSSGASLYIAVRTAREKLQGLEDKFPGATWLPIICENPAAISMTWPKPRIKSNIGLLIRGLLVSVMLTIGVLGVRQMGGLQTWELQAYDQLMRSRPQEKQDSRLLIVTVTEEDFQLPEQKERRGSLSDLALTRLLEKLAQFQPKAIGLDIYHDQSSQRNQAALATRLKTDDKLFAICKVQELTKERPGISPPLGVPLERQGFSDIIPDSDQVLRRHLLAMQPADVTSPCTARYALNAQLAFHYLEAKGISAKYTDSGDLQLGKVVFKRLQPHIGGYQQADTGGYQILLNYRSVEGSPGEIALKVTLTDVLKGKVNPEQVKDRIVLIGTTAQSFRDYSPTPFSEEIPGVILQAQMVSQLVSAVMDGRPLISVLPVWGEVLWVWSWSVVGGAIAIVGSVAIAPSDRSRLYLVLAGGGVLGVLYVFCLILFYQGIWVPLVPSALVLVATGGTVAIYLFLQQSRT
- a CDS encoding DUF928 domain-containing protein, which gives rise to MKLSVQKIQIFLAVSLTFLSSIDVQAQSANPNGQLNQSLIFAAPPPPKDIGEPGKRTEAGSRGCGQDINKPLTSSQKRLTALVPVYSNSELVFGTTITEHPSFVFYVPYPSDFASGEFVLEDEAGDQTSYKTSLTGTPGIVNLRLPSIAAPLEIGKQYRWYFNIYCQKDNQIIANVEGYVKREQLKPALKTQLEKSSPSQQVNLYAANGIWYEALSAASELRRTNSQDTSWTALLKAVGLNDFATEPKVECCNLEN
- a CDS encoding CHAT domain-containing protein; this translates as MTRKKFRLRIIKRFLSLLLLLAMFLGAGLLPPTFAHVTGENSSLQKLSYAQSLLEQGSKFYEAERFAEAATSWQQSISAFKANEDELRQAIALGNLSLAYQQLGQWSEAEGAIAQSLNLLQTAKDTKDSSQILAQVLDIKGRLQLAQSKAEDALDTWRVSSDIYTKIGDKRAVIQNRINQAQALQTLGFYRQAEKTLRESTRILQSQPNSPVKVAALHSLGNVVQVTGDLETSRQILQQSLEVASSLPDQEAIADILLSLGNTARVQQDTQTAIKYYQQTIKTATSPTTRIQAQVNQLRLLLKTEQLSAFQTLSSEIQTQLNDLPVSRTAISARINFAQSLMQFPKKTTADTPSLLDIAQLLATAIEQAKSLQDKRTESYAIGVLGQVYEQTQQLSDAQNLTQQALLIAQDIDAKDIGYQWQWQLGRLLKTKGDTKGAVAAYTEAVNNLQALRSDLVAVNSAVKFSFREEVEPVYRELVDLLLQSQGNQVSSENLEKASNTIESLQIAELENFFRNNCLNAQIVNPKKDPKAAIIYPFILPDRLEVILQLPQQRWLHYSTPVVGEEVETTLAQLQENLPKPHTLQQVQSLSQKVYKWLIQPAEAALAESQTPTLVFVLDGWLRNIPMAVLYDGKQYLVEKYNIALTPSLQLIEPKTSQKEFKAIAAGLSEASSGFSALPNVKLELEQIRSQVPSSILLNQEFTSKTLQNRINSLSFPIVHLATHGQFSSKAEETFIVAWNERIYVKKLNELVRTLEQNRPEAIELLILSACQTATGDEQAALGIAGVAFQAGARSTIASLWNLDDESTAVLMNQFYQELGNKNLTKAEVLRHAQLALLQNPKYKRPRFWAPYVLLGNWL